A stretch of Brachyhypopomus gauderio isolate BG-103 chromosome 3, BGAUD_0.2, whole genome shotgun sequence DNA encodes these proteins:
- the parp14rs3 gene encoding poly(ADP-ribose) polymerase family member 14-related sequence 3 isoform X1 → MGERRLLLEGLPDNLDRVKSKLQLYFKNKRRSGGEIVEIREYPQNKRQALLIYSDQMGIKNVLDKRVHRIDFKGHGTVDLTVKLLEEQSPDVERPTPPAPPRSKPHTLEDSEGVQKSGSEIHMGNKENTREHNLLINTEEPVDKDTLTMYFEQFAEHVEIINHGENCWILKLTNQSDLQKILTQKVHEFGLSVEAYEDGCVPNRWDPHRFILSGFKDACKLKLITVFIGSCSKKADHTWELLDDDRIVVTFTEDIDAPSFLKKCASKKLQDMEIRAVHLELTDSVLVEGDVSSLQDDILALYFSNRKRSGGGVIKSIVRVTDNNSVIISFEDCYVAQKVVERQHRVCETDLGTFLFYPSLNKTLKRKMSTLPNIPTSIIIPFEEDILIYIEKSESNHKRYFENQLKMVHANVTFDNTTTPRVIVLEMDVDRETLAALRVGPTWESKAKNEALAFLRKYSKSELDVEVEVWNRIKSECLRIVTLDVEVSFKDDKCKIVGLLEQVSALSDKIRSIIKVATAELEVERNTIDKEIKFDSKEMFELVAKNVRSKIIQSVNFSQDESSLTFHVGGLKDEVNDAVVAVKRALDNVVFQHLKLSSRLLQFLKSLDLKKIEQDHFVKSDIAAYFQNDGDFFGIIVEKENLKRVEKKIEEILKEEIIQLTPDPASVMNNDNWINFLKSLKAELELSHNAHNVSITSSKQQVFICGFAQVVADISQKVKYYLEKKTPATEDVHLKSLQEVEFVDSCMNLSEIPELRNLGVTTLACTNEISPCIKVTTTKENIQNAVGLVRKHVSSICMEKQTYSKAGESKVIHKHEAIVNAKTREWNCKVYISTQKGCVQPVKYSHKINDSITLTIAEGNLLHCVADAFICPMNSSLAFVNPIAQEFLQVAGSQIQGVLNNIQKQKQTLLAGDVVLSDPGNLQAKTLIYAVLPQSGQSLSSHYLESVIFESLQEAEKKSCASIAMPAIGRGTFGFSIRESCVATRAALQKFCNDSTNSTTNMKNIFVVDPDVKTVEEYNAFIAQMGFSYTSAHPTNTASKVQSDTEVTVRGVLVSLKKGDITKETVDVIVNSTNKTLDLNSGVSGAILSGAGKSVEDECKTHGPQKDDGVVFTSGGNLACKYIAQMVGPPNAGAITVSIEKVLDLCESKMAVKVAIPAIGTGRGGIGPNESMKAIFAGLENHLAKSKSSCLKEIIVVVFEQKILDSYCSYFKERKKKPSPTGTQAPHTTIPANKVKIAGVWIEVRKGNITNETVRGIVNTTNDQMNLTGGVSGAILRAAGPSVEQECQKHGKLQGDTAAVTSGGNLQCDYILHMMGPHSAADATLRVKKVLERCEENQISTISFPAVGTGGGGLKNMESINAMLQGFKDHLSTRASTALKLIYVVIDRDEVLKDFLEELKQWTAKTQDTEEEDDEWEDEEESMFGSDDGSVCSEEEDIGNDSTTEAVIGPIKVKVHCGDITKQTTEAIVSSTNTSLNLNTGVSGAILKAAGQSVEAECKKLGTQPSDGVVLTTAGNLPFKNIVHMVGQTKEKELTRCMYKVLKKCEENSIQSVSFPALGTGAGNLAASQVACAMIDAVANFSIDSPVVLKSVHIVIFQPKMLQDFQDALKKFKKISPSFSGQAKQTQSAPNPVSTKPGQHQTQSAPNPVSLPLCLSAATSAVTFPVTNVEVFGTSTVDLAKVKKYLEDLISDECTSKDIQSPHLARLPTAEKEAVVAFSESNQVRVLVVAPDKWTVSGKKDDVLDAALKINNFLQEARDRETRESEESRVRETLCWEKAEGNAWVPLESSISYRLELAFHKKEQTLTYQEKGETYKVDFKEMKVENRKGKSCRIKRTLLGDSETAIIHPPPTWNRMDGKDLEIITLHPDTQEYKNIEKDFVHSSKHQSVAAVQVVQIQRIQSQRQWQRYSVLKQAVDKKYPKQKNEQFLYHGTTKDICEKINKNGFNRSFCGRNAVVHGDGTYFAKEAWYSCQDQYSNKDENGLKYIYKARVVTGTPCKSTRGMKEPDPLDPNDPKAGLHDCAVDNLQSPFIFVVFCDAGAYPDYLITFKNV, encoded by the exons ATGGGAGAAAGAAGGTTGCTTCTCGAGGGTCTTCCGGATAATCTAGACCGTGTAAAATCAAAACTAcagttatattttaaaaataaaaggaGATCAGGCGGAGAGATCGTGGAGATCAGGGAATACCCCCAGAACAAGAGACAAGCTCTGCTCATCTACTCGGACCAAATGG GTATAAAGAATGTTCTTGACAAACGGGTCCACCGAATCGATTTTAAAGGCCATGGCACTGTGGATCTGACAGTGAAACTTCTGGAGGAGCAAAGTCCTGATGTTGAAagacctactccacctgctccacctagGAGTAAACCACACACACTTGAAGATAGCGAGGGCGTCCAG AAGTCTGGCTCTGAAATTCACATGG GAAACAAAGAGAACACCCGTGAACACAATCTGCTTATTAACACCGAGGAGCCAGTTGACAAAGATACTCTTACAATGTATTTTGAGCAGTTTGCAGAGCATGTAGAAATAATAAATCATGGGGAAAACTGCTGGATCCTAAAATTAACCAACCAGTCAG ATTTACAGAAGATTCTGACGCAGAAGGTGCATGAGTTTGGTTTGTCTGTGGAGGCGTATGAGGACGGATGTGTACCAAACAGATGGGACCCGCATCGCTTCATCTTAAGCGGCTTCAAAGACGCCTGCAAACTCAAACTGATCACGGTGTTTATTGGAAGCTGCAGTAAAAAAGCAGATCATACGTGGGAGCTTCTTGATGATGACAGGATTGTGGTCACCTTCACGGAAGATATCG ATGCGCCGTCATTTTTGAAGAAGTGTGCGAGTAAAAAGCTGCAGGACATGGAGATCAGGGCGGTTCACCTGGAGCTCACCGACTCGGTTCTGGTAGAGGGAGATGTTAGCAGCCTTCAGGATGACATCCTGGCCCTCTACTTCAGCAACAGGAAGAGGAGCGGAGGAGGTGTCATCAAGTCCATTGTACGGGTTACGGATAACAACAGTGTGATCATATCGTTTGAAGATTGTTATG TTGCCCAAAAAGTTGTGGAGCGGCAACATCGTGTCTGTGAGACAGACCTTGGCACGTTCCTCTTCTATCCAAGCCTGAATAAAACTTTGAAGAGAAAAATGTCTACATTGCCTAACATACCCACAAGCATAATCATTCCTTTTGAAGAAGACATCCTCATTTACATTGAAAAAAGCGAAAGCAATCACAAGCGCTACTTTGAGAATCAGCTTAAGATGGTTCATGCGAATGTAACTTTTGATAATACCACAACACCCAGAGTTATTGTGCTGGAGATGGATGTAGACAGAGAGACTTTAGCTGCACTGCGAGTTGGACCGACCTGGGAGAGCAAAGCCAAAAATGAAGCACTAGCCTTCCTGAGGAAATACAGCAAGTCTGAGttagatgtggaggtggaggtgtggaaccGTATAAAGAGTGAATGCCTCCGAATAGTTACTTTAGATGTTGAGGTTTCCTTTAAGGATGACAAATGCAAAATTGTTGGTCTATTAGAACAAGTCAGTGCTCTCTCAGACAAGATTAGGAGCATTATTAAAGTTGCCACTGCTGAATTAGAAGTGGAGAGAAACACTATTGACAAAGAGATTAAGTTTGACTCAAAGGAGATGTTTGAATTGGTAGCAAAAAATGTGCGTTCCAAAATAATTCAGAGTGTGAATTTTTCTCAAGATGAAAGTTCTCTGACTTTTCATGTCGGAGGTTTAAAGGATGAGGTAAACGACGCCGTGGTGGCTGTCAAGCGTGCCCTGGACAATGTTGTCTTTCAACACTTGAAACTCTCATCTCGTCTGCTTCAGTTTCTGAAGAGCTTAGATCTGAAAAAAATTGAGCAAGATCATTTTGTCAAAAGTGATATTGCAGCTTATTTTCAGAATGATGGAGATTTTTTTGGCATCATTGTTGAAAAAGAAAACCTCAAGAgagttgaaaaaaaaattgaggaaATCCTTAAAGAGGAGATCATCCAACTTACACCTGATCCGGCATCCGTGATGAACAATGACAACTGGATAAACTTTCTAAAGTCCCTTAAAGCTGAATTGGAATTAAGCCATAATGCTCACAATGTTAGTATAACATCTTCAAAGCAACAAGTTTTTATATGTGGATTTGCTCAAGTAGTGGCAGATATTTCACAAAAAGTAAAATATTATCTGGAGAAAAAAACACCAGCAACTGAAGATGTCCATCTTAAATCACTTCAAGAAGTGGAGTTTGTTGATTCTTGCATGAATTTATCAGAAATTCCGGAGCTTCGTAATCTGGGCGTAACCACACTTGCCTGCACAAATGAGATCTCTCCTTGTATAAAGGTTACAACAACAAAGGAAAACATCCAGAATGCAGTAGGGTTGGTGAGGAAGCACGTGTCCTCCATTTGCATGGAGAAGCAAACTTATTCTAAAGCAGGAGAGTCAAAGGTCATCCATAAGCATGAGGCCATCGTTAATGCCAAAACCAGGGAGTGGAATTGCAAGGTTTACATATCAACACAGAAAGGATGTGTCCAGCCAGTCAAGTACAGTCATAAAATAAACGACTCCATCACTTTAACAATTGCAGAAGGAAACTTGCTGCATTGTGTAGCTGATGCTTTCATCTGTCCCATGAACAGCAGCCTAGCGTTCGTAAACCCCATCGCCCAAGAGTTCCTTCAGGTTGCAGGTTCTCAGATTCAAGGCGTGTTAAATAATATCCAAAAGCAAAAGCAAACGTTGCTTGCTGGGGATGTAGTCCTCAGTGACCCAGGAAATCTCCAAGCCAAGACCCTTATTTACGCCGTGTTACCCCAGAGTGGCCAGTCTTTGAGCTCTCACTATTTGGAATCCGTCATCTTTGAAAGTCTCCAGGaagcagaaaaaaaaagctgtgCCTCTATTGCAATGCCAGCAATAGGACGTGGGACCTTTGGATTTTCGATCAGAGAAAGTTGTGTAGCGACCAGGGCAGCCTTACAGAAGTTCTGCAATGATTCTACAAATTCCACAACAAATATGAAAAACATATTTGTGGTAGATCCTGATGTGAAGACAGTGGAGGAATACAATGCCTTCATTGCACAAATG GGTTTTTCTTATACATCTGCCCATCCAACAAACACTGCCTCTAAAGTACAGTCAGACACTGAAG TGACTGTTCGAGGAGTGTTAGTGTCTCTCAAAAAAGGAGACATCACCAAAGAGACGGTGGATGTCATTGTTAATTCTACCAACAAGACACTAGATCTTAACTCAG GTGTTTCTGGTGCAATTTTGAGTGGTGCTGGTAAATCTGTTGAAGATGAATGCAAAACGCATG GTCCTCAAAAAGATGATGGAGTGGTGTTCACAAGTGGTGGTAACCTTGCGTGTAAGTATATCGCTCAGATGGTTGGGCCCCCCAATGCTGGTGCTATCACAGTCTCCATTGAGAAAGTCCTGGACTTATGTGAAAGTAAAATGGCTGTCAAAGTGGCCATCCCGGCAATTGGGACCG GACGAGGGGGTATTGGACCAAATGAATCGATGAAAGCTATATTTGCCGGACTGGAAAACCATTTGGCAAAGTCAAAGTCATCCTGCCTTAAGGAGATAATTGTGGTAGTGTTTGAGCAAAAGATTTTGGATTCATACTGCAGTTATTTCAAAGAGCGGAAAAAGAAG CCATCCCCTACAGGGACACAGGCACCACATACTACGATACCAGCAAATAAAG TCAAAATTGCAGGTGTGTGGATTGAAGTGAGGAAAGGTAACATCACAAATGAAACTGTCAGAGGAATTGTCAACACCACCAATGATCAAATGAACTTGACAGGAG GAGTTTCAGGGGCGATATTAAGAGCAGCTGGGCCCTCTGTTGAGCAGGAGTGCCAAAAACATG GGAAACTTCAGGGCGATACAGCTGCAGTTACCAGCGGAGGAAATTTACAGTGTGATTACATCCTCCATATGATGGGACCCCATTCTGCAGCCGACGCCACTCTGCGCGTGAAGAAAGTTCTGGAACGATGCGAGGAGAATCAGATCAGCACCATTTCCTTTCCTGCTGTTGGCACTG GTGGGGGTGGTCTTAAGAATATGGAATCCATTAATGCCATGCTACAAGGCTTTAAAGATCATTTATCTACacgtgcctccactgctcttaAACTCATCTATGTTGTAATTGACCGAGATGAAGTTCTGAAAGACTTTTTAGAAGAACTGAAACAATGGACTGCAAAAACCCAG GACACcgaagaggaagatgatgaatgggaggatgaagaagaATCAATGTTTGGTTCGGATGATGgcagtgtgtgttcagaagAAGAGGATATTGGAAATG ATAGCACAACAGAAGCAGTTATTGGTCCCATCAAAGTGAAAGTGCATTGTGGTGACATCACAAAACAGACAACAGAAGCAATTGTGAGCAGCACTAACACAAGCCTTAATCTAAACACAG GTGTATCGGGGGCTATTCTcaaagctgcaggacagagtgTTGAGGCAGAGTGCAAGAAACTTG GTACTCAACCCAGTGATGGTGTGGTCCTGACCACAGCAGGAAACCTGCCATTTAAGAATATTGTTCACATGGTTGGTCAGACCAAGGAGAAAGAACTTACCAGGTGCATGTATAAAGTTCTAAAGAAGTGTGAAGAAAACAGTATTCAGTCAGTCTCATTTCCAGCTCTTGGAACTG GAGCAGGGAACTTGGCTGCCTCTCAGGTTGCATGCGCCATGATTGATGCTGTGGCCAACTTTTCCATCGACTCACCAGTTGTTTTAAAAAGTGTCCATATCGTCATTTTCCAACCAAAAATGTTGCAAGACTTTCAAGACGCTTTGAAGAAGTTCAAAAAAATATCCCCAAGTTTTTCAG GCCAAGCAAAACAAACCCAGTCAGCACCAAATCCAGTCAGCACCAAACCCGGTCAGCACCAAACCCAGTCAGCACCAAACCCAGTCAGCCTACCATTGTGCCTTTCGGCTGCAACAAGTGCGGTGACATTCCCCGTCACGAACGTCGAGGTATTTGGGACCTCTACTGTCGACCTTGCCAAGGTCAAAAAATACCTTGAAGACCTCATTTCTGACGAGTGCACCAGCAAGGACATTCAGTCCCCTCATCTGGCCCGTCTTCCTACAGCTGAGAAGGAAGCCGTTGTAGCATTTAGCGAGAGCAATCAAGTGCGTGTGCTCGTGGTTGCCCCAGACAAGTGGACAGTATCGGGGAAAAAGGATGATGTTTTAGATGCTGCGTTGAAGATCAACAACTTCCTTCAGGAAGCCAGGGACAGAGAGACTCGGGAAAGTGAGGAGAGCAGAGTAAGGGAAACTCTTTGCTGGGAGAAAGCGGAAGGGAACGCGTGGGTCCCCCTGGAGTCCAGCATTAGCTACCGTCTGGAATTAGCATTCCACAAGAAAGAACAGACACTTACATATCAGGAGAAAGGGGAGACATATAAAGTGGACTTCAAGGAGATGAAAGTGGAAAACAGAAAGGGGAAGTCCTGTAGGATCAAGAGGACCTTGCTTGGGGACTCAGAGACAG cTATTATTCATCCTCCTCCAACCTGGAACAGAATGGATGGAAAGGACCTGGAAATAATTACTCTCCATCCAGATACGCAAGAATACAAGAACATAGAGAAAGACTTTGTTCACTCAAGTAAACATCAAAGTGTAGCTGCTGTCCAAGTTGTGCAG ATTCAGCGAATCCAGAGTCAACGACAGTGGCAGAGATATTCTGTGCTAAAACAGGCAGTTGATAAGAAGTATCCCAAACAGAAAAACGAGCAGTTTCTTTATCACGGCACTACCAAAGACATTTGTGAAAAAATCAATAAGAACGGCTTTAATAGGAGCTTCTGTGGGAGAAATG cTGTTGTTCATGGCGATGGCACCTACTTTGCTAAAGAGGCCTGGTACTCCTGCCAGGACCAgtactcaaacaaagacgagaaTGGTCTCAAATACATCTACAAGGCCAGAGTTGTGACTGGGACACCATGTAAGAGTACAAGAGGAATGAAGGAACCAGACCCTCTGGACCCAAACGACCCCAAGGCAGGCTTACATGACTGTGCCGTGGATAATTTGCAAAGCCCATTTATCTTTGTGGTGTTCTGTGACGCAGGAGCATATCCGGACTACCTCATCACCTTTAAGAATGTATAA